In Poecile atricapillus isolate bPoeAtr1 chromosome 1, bPoeAtr1.hap1, whole genome shotgun sequence, the sequence gccaggctggacattgggagctcctgggacagtgggaggtgtccctgccatggctgggctggctctggatGATCTTCAAGatttcttccaacccaaagcattccaggattccattcCAAGTTCTCCAGGATCAGCCCAGGCAGGAAGAGCTGcccccaggctgagcagaaaACGGAACCAAGGAGATTTCTCAGGATAAACCTCCTTCCATGGAATTCCCTTAAGGTGACATCGTGATTTCCACGGATCCAAGGAAGTCCTGGATGCACAAAGTGCCTGGAAAAGCTCCTCTCCTGGGTTTGTCCACCTGGATTCCATGCAGACCCCACAGCCTGACCCttgcaggaagcagcagcaaaagctgCACTGAGCCTTCTCCACTTCTGCCTCTCCATTAACTTTGGAGCCtcccaggatggatccagagcATTTTCCTCCTCAATTTTTCCCTCCAGAGTGTTTTCCTCTTCCATCCCAGCCACCTCCTTGCAGCTGATCTTTCCCAAGTGCCTCCCCTACAGCTCCAATCCTTTGAGGAAGCAGCACCcaagttctttattttttttttttatttttgattttttaaataaaggctTTTTTATTGCATAAATAGAGGCTCAGATGCTTTGCTGCACATATAAAAACGGAGATAATTTAAGTGTCACCCTGAGGTTACACATCCTTCTTTTTCAGGAAGGCTTCATCCTCCTGGGAAAGGAATCCAAGAGTCAGGAACCTGCAGGGTGGGAAGAGAGCAGTGAGAACAGCAGGCACAAGAGGGAGAGCACAGGGGCTCCAAAGGGGCACCTctggagctgttcccagctccaTGGGGGAATTCTTCCCTCTTAATCCGAGGATTTAGGAAGGACAGAGCCTCtgctgggcagctctgggggctgggaagggaattGCTGTGGAATCAGAGAGGTTTTAACACCGGTTGTTGTCACCTGCTGGGCactgaggttttgtgtgatgaTCCTGGTGCAGaaatccctggagctctggggttTGCCAGACAGAATTCCCTGGGATAACAGtgcccagaatcccagaatcccagaatcccagaatcccaggctgctttgggttggaaggatcttaaagctcatcccacccacccctgccatggccagggacacctcccactatcccagcttgctccaagccctgtccaacctttcccttcccagggaagtggccaaaatctcccccaaatcaAGTCCTGAATTTGCTGGGAACAGGAGACTGAAAAActcttttggtttttgttttgttttttcctgtgtaaacaaaaaaaaacttcgTTCCCATGGTTATTCCCAGGGCCTCATTTCTAGGCACAATTCCCAATCCTTaggaataaatggaataaaacaaataaaacaggGAATAAAACAAAGGGAATAAAACAGTGACAGGGTGGAAATAAAATCAAGGAAAGATTTTAAGAACTGAAAACTGTCTTTAGAGGGGAGGGGATGACctcagaaagggaaagaagaatttATTTCAATAAAGAGCAACATGACATCAAACTCCCACTGAGCTTTCAAAGGGCAGGCAGGAATAGAATTCCCATTTTGCTGCAGAACAGGGAGAAGTGAAGCAAACTGCTCCAAAAAACGACAAGCAAGGCAGGGAACAGAATCCAAGCAGCAGGCAGGACTCATTCTGCTCATGGATTTGCTCCAAGGAAGCACGGATTGTTTCAGCTTTGGAAACAGAGGGGAGGAACTTGGGgaatttcagaaggaaaatcccaaatttagggaattttgtaatGTTCATTTTGCTGTTTCAAGCAGAAGAACGTGCATTTTTCTCAGGGAATTCTACATGGTGGATGTTCCATGGCATAACCTGTCcctttgggaattccaggtGTGGAATTTGCCCTTTCCAGCCAAACCACCCCCAAGCTGTCAATAATTCCACTCATCTAGAAAGGctgattattttctctctttattttgtGCCTTGAGGCCCAGAGTTCTGATTGCAGCatcctgcctggctgctccccTGCAGTTATTCCAAATTTATCCCCCCTCTTTGTGAATCAGGCATGGAAATGCAGGGAGATAAAAACAGAGAGGGAATATTGTGCTAAAATATCCTCAAACAGGACAGTGGTTCATGCAAGACCCACAAAGAGTGAGTCCCAAATATTCCAAGAGCTCATCATATTCCAATTTCACATTCCAAATCAATCCCACTGGGAGGAACAAGGGCATCCTCAAAGCCCAGGAACTGGGATCAATTCCACACCTGAGGGACTCTTCACTCATCCTTcttctctgcttctgctttcaGCTTCTCTTCTCGTTCCCTCTTCAGTTTCTCCTCGATTTTCTTGCTCTGGTACATTTTGACTCCAGCAAAGGCCAAGCAAAGGATCAGTGTTTTAGCTGCCAAAATGTACATCAGCAGTGGGAAGTTCTCCAGAGCCTGGAATGTCAAAGGATCTATTTAGGCACTTCTGGAACACTTagataattaaaaatgaatttataGGGATGTTCTGCATCTTCTATTCCAATAGTAACGCTCCTCTCTCTGcatggtttttatttctgtgggaAGTTAAACCAGGCAGAGCAACGAAGCCAAAGAAAAATCCCCTTCCCTCAAGTCCTGAACTCCTTTTTACTCATTTCCCAGCAATATTTGTGCCATCTGGAgctgaaaaaagggaagaacTGAGTATTTTAGGGAAATTGTGAAAGTGGAAATGCTGCTGAAGGATCCTTACAAGTGATGGGATCCCCAGAAACACTCTGGGAAATCTTAATTTGTAGCAATTTTGTAATGAACCTGCTCAGATGTGGAAGGTGCAGATAAATGCCTTTAAACTGggagaaaagtaaaatatctACAGCTTCCAAGGGTTGTTGTACCAGTGCTGAATGCCTGGAACTGCAGAGAGTGTTTCAGTGCTATAAAAACAGAAACTTGGAGAGGAAAATCCAATGGAAATGGGAGGTGGCAGTGAGGGAaggggtgggattgttggggtgtctgtgcagggcacTGGGTgatccctgtcccttcccatcaggatattccatggttctgtggtAACTCTGTGAACTTGGAATTCACCCTGTTCCCCCAGGATCTCCCAAAGCTGTCAGGACACCATCAAAGCACTGAATTTGGGCCAAGCCTTGTGTCCAGACACCAGCAGGGGGTTTGGAAAAACACCACCAGGCTCTGTCCATCTCCCCACATccacagcagcaacagctccgAGTCCAACACCAGGGCaggggaggcagggctgggggaaagtTTAATTCAATGTGTTCAAATTGTTAATTACAGAGTcatttggattggaagggatttcacagctcatccagttccacaggcagggacacctcccactgtcccagctgctcccaatgtccagcctggccttgggcactgccagggatccaggggcagccccagctgctctgccatggcctccccaccctcaaaaggaagaatttcttccccatATCTCACCTAAAtctcccccatttcagtgggaagccactccctggctcctggcaattcctgcagcccttggcaattgtctctctccagctttcctggggctccttcaggccctgcaaggccaccctgagctcagcccaaagcttctcctggccaggctgaacaatggcagttgtgccagcctttcctgccagcagagctgctccatccctctgctcatcctggagcctcctctgggctctctccagcagctccatgcagctgctccagcactgtGGTGCCTGACACAAAACCCTGCAGAGCTCTCAtggccccaaaaccccaaaaaatacaGTGGAGAAATTCCCCTCCAGTTACaaaagcagctgagggaagagcagccagagaaaaacctggaaagaggaaaggcaggaggagcagggatgagcagagctctggtgaATTTATGTGGAATTATTTCCCAACAGCAAATCCTGGAGCACGTCTGGCAAGGaaggaaacaacaacaaatccCCTGTCCCTGAGAGTGTGGGGGTCAAACAACCCTCCCCTGGGAGAGGAATCATCAGAACCCACCCAACACATCCCACGTGGAAAGAGCAGCCATCCCTGCTTGGGGAATGTGCACCAGCCTCACCTTCCAGTTAAAGGCCACCATCTCGGCTGTGGGGTGCCCCAGGACTGGGGGGGTCACACTCCTggaggcacagggcagggcaggagcatcttggagaaatgggaaagaaagaaagcagaatgaACTCTtggagaaatgggaaagaaagaaagcaagcagaATGAACACTTggagaaatagaaattaaaagagaattaggcaagctgcagctgagctcaCCCTGCCCCTCTGAGGGCTCGTCCCCAGCAACCCCCAGTGACCTCCAGGGCCTTTCTGGGGCTGAGTgacaggagcaggacagggctttgacagccccagagcaggtgctggggctggaattccaCATCCTGACATGGAGAACACGGCTGCCTTTggaagctggagctgtgtgtgctcCCCCTGCCCGGCTGTGCTGGGACCTGAGGGACACagagccccacaggagctgcctTGGGGGCTCTTTGGGGGTTCTCTGGGAGTTCTTTGGGGGTTTCTAAGCCCACCTGCTCTGTTTGGAGCCTGAACATCTAATTAATCCTCTAATTTATCAGTCCTCTGTGGTTGATGAATTTAATTCTCCATACTAACAGTTTCTAAACATTGAGGTTAGCAGAGCAGGCACTCCCTGGAGCCCTGAGTGGTCACCAACCATTCCAGAGCTGAATTCCCGGGATGAAAAGcctgctggaggctgcagcacacacagcactgccctgggctcTCTGCTCTACCTCTTCAGCTGCTGGAATCCAAATTAACCCCTGGAGGCCTTTCCTGTCCATGGAACAAGAATGGGAAAGCAGGAGGGAACACGGTGAAAAGCTGGGCTGAATAAATCAGCACCGcaccagagagctgctgctgagcttcctgcagaaattaaatgttCTTGCAGCTCCTGTCCTGCTCAGCTTCTGGGTAGATGTTCTGATTTCTCCAGCCAGAGGATCCTCtgctctcctcttccctctcacCCTGCTGAGACCCCTCTGGAAACATTCCAGCTCCTCCAAAGATCTCTGTGAAAAAATCCACCTGTACCAGAGCCCTGGAGTGGCAGCCACCACCAAATTCCTGTTCATCAGTCACTATTTCTGTGCTGATCCTGACTGTGCAGCTCCTTATCCTGCTGGGGAAATGTCAGGGTGGTCGTTACACCtccaaaaaaaaatgtattttcacttcatggaatcatggaatggtctgggttggaaggaatattgaagatcatccagtgccatggcagggacacctcccactgtcccagctgctcccaatgtccagcctggccttgggcactgccagggatccaggggcagccccagctgctctggcaattccatcccagcccctgcccaccctgccagggaacaattcctgcccaaggtcccatccagccctgccctctgccactggcagccattccctggctcctggcaattcctgcagcccttggcaattgtctctctccatgtTTCCTGTAACCCCAAAATGTTTCCCAGAGCTGACAcctgtcctgctgtgtccccacagtgtcctgTGCAGTTGGAACTGAGTGGGAATGGCACTGCTCCCTCCAGGCTCTATTTCCACATCCACCAGCCTCCAGTGGCCAAGCACTTCTCCCCATCTCATCTCTTGGCTTTTCCAGTCTCCATCTCATCCCAGCTCTTATCAAATCCAGCTGAAACCTCAGGATTGAAaaaagcagaagctgcagcacagggaagggagaacAAAGTGGGAAGAgtggagaaaatgggaaaaggggcagattttgcccagagcagctgtggctgtccctggatccctggaagtctccaaggccaggctggacattggggcttggagcagcctgggattagtggaaggtgtccctgcctgtggaactggatgggctttgaaatcccttccaatccaaatcaTTCCAGGGTTCCCTTCACATTGAAAAAACACCATTTATAAGTGCTGAGGTCATCAGTGCAACAGCAAAAAGCTCTGACACTGCTTTTTCAAGGCTGGGATATCTTAAAAGCCCGAAGGCAAACAAACAGCTGGAATTCTGTGTTTGCCTTTCCCGAGGAGATAAGGCACAGATAGGAGCTGAGAACACATCCACAGGCAGGCATTGTTCCTTCCCCAGGAAAATGCAGGCAAACACAGGGCCTGGGCCCCACACAAGGGCACTGCTCCCTCCCCTCACCTGCAAGGAGCTCCCGTGTGCAGCCACGTGAGGAGGGACAGCAGCACCAGGCTCTGCCAGATATTCCCTGACAGCTGCTCCACAAGCTGGGATAAAATGGCACCAGGCTCACATGGATTGCCTGGGActgcagctgccaggctgctcactcccagctctcccctGGAGTTTTATTCCTTAACAAATGGGAGCTGGTtgtcctgccaggctgctgtggccatgagcagagccatcccactggggctgcccctggatccctggaagtgtcccaggccaggctggatggggcttggagcagcctgggacagtgggaggtgtccctgccatggcagggctggcactggaggggctttgaggtccctcccaacccaaaccactctgggattttgggattctgggatgtGTGCAGCCTTGTCCCAGGGAGTTGAAGCAGATCAGACTCCTGCAGATGAGAAAGAGGAGAGGGTGTGATCCCacctcagggctgtgccagcaattcccagtgaaccccaaatcctctggGATCCTCTGCATGCACAGCAGGCAGCGAGGTCATGGCTCATTCCCTGCACCACATCCCAGAGCTTGGGATCAGCCCCAATTCCAGCCCCAGGatctctgcccagctctgccttgtgcagcacagccccacagctgggCCCCAGGCACGAGGGAGGcctgtggagcagcaggaattgcatcccagcccctggattgcagctccagccctgcacaggaacCCAGCCCGGGCTCTCAGGGCATtgtctgcagagcaggacagcCCCGAGGCACCACATCCACACAACATCCTCAGCATCCAAACCCTctggagctgtcctggctgcaCATCTCGGCCTGCCTGCCAAGAACTCCATCATTCCCACAGAACAGGGCTGGAGAGATTCCTTTGGGGATTGCTGAACAACTCCAGCCACGAGGCCTTGGAAAGTACTGAGCTACTGAGTGATCTGAGTGCACTTAAATGTGACATTTCTGAGCTAGAAAAGGGGTGTCACTcaccaaggccaggctggatgggactctgagcaacctggaaggtgtccttgctcATGGCAGGCCTTGGAatgaaatgatctttaaggtcctttccaacccaaacctgaTTCTGATTTTGGATCAACTCAAGGTTCCAACTCAAGCaacatcaaaataatttaaaaaaaaaatcaagatctTCATACCTGGtgaagcagaaattaaaataagagtGATTcctctggcagcttctcacataCACCAAACTCTGGAAAACAGGAACAGAGAAGATGGGGTGTTTTGTTCACATTGGTTGGAttaaaatcaaaccaaacccagAAATGCCAGCGGCACAAGTCTGTTCCACCATGGCATCACCAGGGATCACAAAGATGATCCCAAAGTTGGAGCCTTTCTGCTCTGGGAACaggctgggagaactgggattgtccagcctggagaaaggaaaattccagggagaccttagagccccttccagtgcttAAGAGGGCTTATAAAAAGGAgtgagagggactttttataTGGGCAGagagtgccaggacaaggggcaatggtttgaactgccagaggacagggctggatgggatacTGGTGAGGAATTGtcccctgggagggtggggggccctggcacagggtgcccagagcagctggggctgcccctggatcccatcccagctctgtcctgggctGGAGAACCAAGGAAGGGACTGGGGAACAAGGACAGAGGGTGGAAATCAAGAAAAGCAGGGGATGGAGAGCAAGGAAAGGGATGGAGAGCAAGGAAAGGGGATGGAGAGCAAGGAAAGGgatggagagaaaggaaaggggatGGAGAGCAAGGAAAGGAGATGGAGAGCAAGGAAAGGGATGGAGAGCAAGGAAAGGgatggagagaaaggaaagggatggagagaaaggaaaggggatGGAGAGCAAGGAGGGGGGATGGAGAACAAGGGGGGGATGTCTCGAGAATAAGGAGGGGGGGGctgaagggaaaggaggggagtGGAGAACAAGAACGGGGGGCCTGGAAAGCAAAGAAGGCAATGGAGGTAGGAAGGGGGGCTGGTGAAGCAGGAGGGAGAGGTGGATACGGAGCAAGGGGGCTGGAGAACAGCGGTGGCAGAACTGGAGAGCAAGAGGGGGACTGGAGATCAAGGAAAGCGGGGTGAGAAACACAGAAGGGActggagagaaggaagggggGGTAGAATAGATGGAAAGGGGTTAGGAGAGAAAGGACGAAGCCTGGAGAGCAAGGACGAGGCCTGGAGAGAGAAGAGCGGGGATGGAGAAGGGGCAGGGTTaggccgggcagggcagggagagcagggaagctGCGGGGAGCGGAGATGCGGCTCCCGGAGCCCCGCGGGGCCgtgaggggaaggaaagggcCCGGGCCGCTCCTACCTCAGCGCGGCCAtggcgggcgggggcggcgctcCCTCACGGAGCTCCCGGCagcgccgggcccggccggggccgctccgccCGCTCGGCTGCGGCTGCGAGCGCTCCGCTTTGCTTCTCCACATGAACAGCGCTAAAGCAGCTAAAGCAGCTCCCGCAGGAACCGCGGCCACATCCCAGAGCCCCCCCTacccagcgtgggcagcaggaaagggattGGGATTGTGCCCCGAGCCCCCtgaggtgagaccccacctgcagagctgccccagccctggggcccagcccagggagcagctggagctgctggagagagcccagaggaggctccaggatgagcagagggatggagcagctctgctggcaggaaaggctggcacagctgccattgttcagcctggccaggagaagctttgggctgagctcagggtggccttgcagggcctgaaggagccccaggaaagctggagagagacaattgccaagggctgcaggaattgccaggagccagggagtggcttcccactgaaatgggggagaTTTAGGTGAGATATGGGGAAGAAATTCGTCCCtttgagggtggggaggccatggcagagcagctggggctgcccctggatccctggcagtgcccaaggccaggctggacattgggagaacctgggacagtgggaggtgtccagGTTGCTCCGAGCCCtggccagcctggccttgaacatttccaggaatggAATGGAGagtccacagcctctctgggcaacttgtgccagggcctcaccaccctcatactaaagaatttcttcctagcaTTTGACATAAACCTGCCCTCCTTCAACTGAAGGCCATTGTCCTGGCAATACATTAATGTGTGagaagtccctctccagctctcctggagccccttcaggccctggaaagggctctgagctctccttggagccttttcttctccaggtgaacacccccagctctcccagcctggctccagagcacaggagctccgtggcctcctctggactctccagcagctccagattTTCTGGTGTTgatccagaggcagctctgaagagcagaggagaggagaatCCCTTCCTTCAGCCTCCTGCTTGTGCTTCTCTTGCACCTCCAGCACATCTGGAGCGTGATGGTATCAGCTCAAATCTCAAGACCTGTGTCCAGAACAAGCCAAAGGTTcccaaagaaaagaaaccctttgtaatttaatatttaacagGAGTGAAAGTAGAAGTCAGATCACTAAAAAGGAGTTGGGAGTGAATGTGTGTGCAGGTATCAGGTCCCTCCTGTGATTCATTCCCTAATTGATTGTTCAGTCAATCCGTGGAGATTGATGATTTTACTGGAcattttaaagttgttttttttttaaggtgggCTTAAGTCACAGAGTTTGGATCTAAATCGTCACTTTTGACCACAAATTCGCAGTTATTCTGAGGTGAGAACCTCCACATCTACTtgtggatttaaaaaaatgctcaaATAATCAAGTTATCCTTGTCTTGGCTTTATTTTCCTAAAGGACAGAAGATCAAATCATCGATTTTTCTTGGACTTTCCCAAGATCCTCACGGGAACCACCACATCGATTTCCTCAGGACTCCATTATCCTGTGTGTTAATTTAGTCAACACTTCCACAGCTCTTTGGAATTCCAGTGAGTTGCCTCTGTGTGACTCCGTGAATCCCTCGCTGCTGACATTCCCAGAAAGTCAAGGTGATTCCGGGTTTGTTTTATCCCTCGCCCCCAGGTTTTCATGGATCACGCACTTGAAATCTTCTGGATTCAGAACCTGGTTTTTGTACTTCTCTCCCCAGTCCTCCACGATGTACTGGTGATAGGGATCGTTGGAGTGCTCCCTCCTCTTGGATTTCACCGTGCTCACCAGGATGGCCACGATGATGAAGGAGAACATCCCAATCATCACCATCAGATAGAGGATAACGTAGTCAAAGTTTTCAGCAGCCACCTCAGCCTGCAGTTTATTTGCTGCTTCTGTCATGTTTCTCCTCCAGCTGTTCATATAATTGAGGAAAGTGTCCTTGAAAATGTCTTCCACTGCCCAAGTGAAGTTTTGCAGCTTGGCCATCCTTGCTAATTATGCTGCTAAATTCAAGAAAATACTCTTTTTAATCAGATGTCTGTATTAAAAGAGTTGGTTTGGAGTATTTTGTCAGTGATATGACAATTATCTAATAACAGTCACCCTCTGACACTTGAAGGTGCAGTTGTACCTCAGCTGGGAATCCCCATCTCTGGGTGGTTCAATATGTTCAGAGACCCAGGAAGGTCTTACTCAGAATCCTGGaaaggtttgggctggaagggaccttaaaatcacccattccaacacaaaccatggCAGggccacctcccactgtcccaggagctcccaatgtccagcctggccttgggcactgccagggatccaggggcagccccagctgctctggcaattccatcccagcccctgcccaccctgccagggaacaattcctgcccaagatcccaagatccagccctgccctctgccactggcagccattccctggctcctggcaattcctgcagcccttggcaattgtctctctccagctttcctggggctccttcaggccctgcaaggccaccctgagctcagcccaaagcttctcctggccaggctgaacaatggcagctgtgccagcctttcctgccagcagagcttctccatccctctgctcatcctggagcccaCTCAGGTCCCTTTGCTCTGGGGGACATTTTGATCAGGGTCCCCATGGCCCTGTCACAGGGGTCGTGGCACTGTCCCTTCCCTACAGAAACTCCAGGGGAAGGAGGATTTCTCCTGAGGAGAAGACAAAGACATGGGAGGGACGTGGAGGCtgagtctccatccctggagttGCCTCAGGGACCATTTGGGAAAGTCCCCAGAGTGGCAGAGACACTGCCTGGTGCAGCAAAGCCACATTTGATCCCatttat encodes:
- the KCNE2 gene encoding potassium voltage-gated channel subfamily E member 2: MAKLQNFTWAVEDIFKDTFLNYMNSWRRNMTEAANKLQAEVAAENFDYVILYLMVMIGMFSFIIVAILVSTVKSKRREHSNDPYHQYIVEDWGEKYKNQVLNPEDFKCVIHENLGARDKTNPESP
- the SMIM11 gene encoding small integral membrane protein 11 isoform X3 gives rise to the protein MVAFNWKALENFPLLMYILAAKTLILCLAFAGVKMYQSKKIEEKLKREREEKLKAEAEKKDE
- the SMIM11 gene encoding small integral membrane protein 11 isoform X2 produces the protein MNRNLVVAATPGLWSVTPPVLGHPTAEMVAFNWKALENFPLLMYILAAKTLILCLAFAGVKMYQSKKIEEKLKREREEKLKAEAEKKDE
- the SMIM11 gene encoding small integral membrane protein 11 isoform X1, which gives rise to MWNSSPSTCSGAVKALSCSCHSAPERPWRSLGVAGDEPSEGQDAPALPCASRSVTPPVLGHPTAEMVAFNWKALENFPLLMYILAAKTLILCLAFAGVKMYQSKKIEEKLKREREEKLKAEAEKKDE